The following coding sequences are from one Maniola jurtina chromosome 14, ilManJurt1.1, whole genome shotgun sequence window:
- the LOC123871773 gene encoding uncharacterized protein LOC123871773 isoform X2 produces the protein MLPSATKRLRRDNGARIPRLAHSGRSHAHQFTVAQSAAIRHSEAARKRRGVHSISLANRGGDSGGGVLAVGQLLVAGAGGRAGGRLTRGGGRVHARVAPALRGGAGEPLRRGLAVAGAAAAGTAARARLPARRAPPVPRRLPAAALRHETSAAFLTAAVSSLLRAPKS, from the exons atgttaccATCCGCAACGAAACGGCTCCGACGAGATAAT GGGGCGAGGATACCGCGACTGGCGCACTCGGGGCGATCCCACGCTCATCAATTCACTGTGGCGCAGTCGGCAGCCATTAGGCATTCGGAAGCAGCTCG GAAACGCAGAGGTGTACATAGTATTAGCCTTGCTAATAGGGGTGGTGACAGTGGTGGTGGGGTGCTGGCTGTCGGACAACTGCTGGTCGCCGGAGCCGGAGGACGTGCTGGCGGGCGGCTGACCCGTGGCGGCGGGCGCGTGCACGCACGTGTAGCGCCCGCCCTCCGCGGCGGAGCGGGAGAGCCCCTccggcgcgggctcgctgtcgcCGGTGCTGCCGCCGCCGGCACCGCCGCGCGCGCCCGCCTTCCTGCACGCCGCGCGCCACCTGTGCCGCGGCGCCTGCCTGCAGCTGCCCTGCGACACGAGACGAGCGCCGCATTTCTGACCGCAGCCGTCTCGAGCCTCCTGCGGGCACCAAAAAGTTAA
- the LOC123871773 gene encoding uncharacterized protein LOC123871773 isoform X1: MLPSATKRLRRDNIQSVFQGARIPRLAHSGRSHAHQFTVAQSAAIRHSEAARKRRGVHSISLANRGGDSGGGVLAVGQLLVAGAGGRAGGRLTRGGGRVHARVAPALRGGAGEPLRRGLAVAGAAAAGTAARARLPARRAPPVPRRLPAAALRHETSAAFLTAAVSSLLRAPKS, from the exons atgttaccATCCGCAACGAAACGGCTCCGACGAGATAAT ATTCAGTCAGTATTCCAGGGGGCGAGGATACCGCGACTGGCGCACTCGGGGCGATCCCACGCTCATCAATTCACTGTGGCGCAGTCGGCAGCCATTAGGCATTCGGAAGCAGCTCG GAAACGCAGAGGTGTACATAGTATTAGCCTTGCTAATAGGGGTGGTGACAGTGGTGGTGGGGTGCTGGCTGTCGGACAACTGCTGGTCGCCGGAGCCGGAGGACGTGCTGGCGGGCGGCTGACCCGTGGCGGCGGGCGCGTGCACGCACGTGTAGCGCCCGCCCTCCGCGGCGGAGCGGGAGAGCCCCTccggcgcgggctcgctgtcgcCGGTGCTGCCGCCGCCGGCACCGCCGCGCGCGCCCGCCTTCCTGCACGCCGCGCGCCACCTGTGCCGCGGCGCCTGCCTGCAGCTGCCCTGCGACACGAGACGAGCGCCGCATTTCTGACCGCAGCCGTCTCGAGCCTCCTGCGGGCACCAAAAAGTTAA